The Pirellulales bacterium nucleotide sequence CCGCGAAACGGAAGCTAACGCAGGGTGGCACTAGCCACGCAACGGAGCGCCAGGGAAGCGATGTCGGCCAGTGCGGCGCAAGAGTGGTGCCCGTGAGAACGTCGTTTTCTCGGAGAAAACCGGGCTTTCAACCGAACATAACAGACATTATCGGACGTTGGAGAGAGGCCGTAGGGCACGCTGTGCGTCTCAGCGTTCGCGTGGTTCTGGCGAACTATTGGAGCCATCTGGATAGCCGTCGATGCACCACCGGATTTTTGTAAGTCCGGCTTCGCTGAGCGCCCGATGAACCGCCAAAGCAATTTCAAACAATTCGGAATTGCAATCGCGCAATTTGGCGCCGAACAACCGTCGCAGCGGACCCGGTTGATCCAAACAAGCGACTTGCGCTATCCATGAATTTGGCAGCGAAGTACGCGCGACTGAGATCTGAAGCTCGGTGGTGTCAATCTCCAGCTCGATCGACCATCCGCAGTCTCGCCAGTTGTCAATCGCGGTCGGCGAATACCCCTTCTCATTCAGAAACTCCGCTATCAGACAGATAATCCCTTCTCCGGGCGAATGGTGCGGATCGTCTCCGATAGATTCGCCTTCGAAGACAACGTTTTGCGAGAGCATGTGTGATTCTACACTGGCCGACATCGCTGCGCTAACGCTCCGATGCGCTGGCCAGTGGCACCCGACGTTGGCCGTTGGCGCGCTTCGCAGCCTAAAGACTGAACTCCGACAGCGCGTGCCCTACGCGGTGCCGTTCATCTCGGCGGCGCCGTGGGGCGAGCCATTTTCGATGTACGCGCCCATCCGGCGGAATTTTTCGTAGCGCTTTTTCAAAAGCTCGTCGGCGGGGCGGGCCGTCAGCTCGCGGAGCGATTTAATCAAATACATCTTCAGCCGGGCGGCCATTCGGGGATGATCGCGGTGCGCCCCGCCGAGCGGCTCTTCAATCACGTCGTCAATCACTCCGAGCGAGAGCAAGTCGCGCGATGTCAGTCGTAACGCCTTTGCCGCTTCTTCCTTGTGGGTATGGCTCTTCCACAGAATGCCCGCGCACCCTTCCGGACTGATTACCGAGTAGTAAGCGTTCTCAAGCACGGCGACTTTGTCTCCCACGCCAATCCCGAGCGCCCCGCCGGAGCCCCCTTCGCCAATCACGACGCAGACGATCGGCGTCGGCAGCCGCGACATCGCGAACATGCTCTCGGCGATCACTTGCGACTGCCCGCGCTCCTCGGCCTCGACGCCCGGATAAGCGCCCGGTGTGTCGATGAGGCAGATCACCGGGCGGCCGAATTTGGCCGCCAGCCGCATCTTGGCCATCGCCTTGCGATAACCTTCGGGATGAGCGCAGCCGAAATGGCAAAGGCTCCGCTCTTTCACCGTCCTTCCCTTTTGATGACCGACGATCATCACTTTGAATTGATCGAGCTTGGCGAAGCCGGTGCGAATCGCTCGATCGTCGCCAAACGATTTATCGCCGTGCAGCTCGACAAATTCGTCGAAGACGAGGTCGATATAGTCGGTTGTCATCGGGCGATCGGGATGGCGAGCGACCTCGACGATCTCCCAGGCCGTCAACTGGCTGAAGATCTTTCGCGTCGTCTCGACCAACTCGCGCCGCAGTCGCCGCAATTCCTCGCGGGCCGCCGGATTATCGCGGGCCGCGGCATCGGCATCGGCGATCCGGGCCTCGAGATCGTAAATCGGCCGCTCAAAGGCAAGGCGGTAGCCGGAAGGCATGCGAGGGGCTAGGGGCTAGGGACCAGGGACTAGAGGCCAGGAAAAGACCGTTGACGGACGAGGACTCCCGCCTGCGACTAGGCTAATTCAAGTGAACACTTGTGACAAGAACGGTTAGAACGGGTCGTGACCGTTGAGGCGTGAGTTTCTCGGGCGTCCTGCCCCTAGCCCCTAATCCCTAGTCCCTTGCTCACGCCTTTCGTGCCGCGGGCATGGAGCGGTAGACGCGATACGCACGCAGGTAGCTCAACACCTCGTCCATCGACTCAGGCCGATCTTTGGGATCCTTTGCCAGCATGGCCTTGACGAGCTGGACGCATTCGTAAGTGAGATTCTTGTTGAAAGTTTCCGCCGATGGGA carries:
- a CDS encoding acetyl-CoA carboxylase carboxyltransferase subunit alpha — protein: MPSGYRLAFERPIYDLEARIADADAAARDNPAAREELRRLRRELVETTRKIFSQLTAWEIVEVARHPDRPMTTDYIDLVFDEFVELHGDKSFGDDRAIRTGFAKLDQFKVMIVGHQKGRTVKERSLCHFGCAHPEGYRKAMAKMRLAAKFGRPVICLIDTPGAYPGVEAEERGQSQVIAESMFAMSRLPTPIVCVVIGEGGSGGALGIGVGDKVAVLENAYYSVISPEGCAGILWKSHTHKEEAAKALRLTSRDLLSLGVIDDVIEEPLGGAHRDHPRMAARLKMYLIKSLRELTARPADELLKKRYEKFRRMGAYIENGSPHGAAEMNGTA